The Rahnella aquatilis CIP 78.65 = ATCC 33071 genomic sequence CACAGCAATCGACGATGCAGATTTGCATTGAAAAATCGCTGAGCAATGCCGGTATTCCTGCTTCCGAAATCGGCTATATCAGTGCGCATGGTACGGCCACCGACCGCGGTGATATTGCGGAAAGCCATGCAACCGCTGCGGTGTTTGGCAATCAGACGCCAATCTCGTCGCTGAAAAGCTACTTTGGCCATACGCTCGGTGCCTGCGGCGCGCTGGAAGCGTGGATGTCGCTCGAAATGATGCGCGAAGACCGGTTCGTGCCGACCATCAATCTGACGCAACCGGATCCGCTGTGCGGCGAACTTGACTATGTGATGGGCGAATCGCGTCATATTCAGACTGAATTTATTCAGTCGAATAACTTTGCATTCGGCGGTATTAATACCTCTTTAGTTTTCCGCCGCTGGCCGTAACGATGAATCGTGCACAGCTCATTACGGCGTCACTGGAGGACAGCTTTTCGTTCTCACGTTTGCCCGCAGAATGGCTAATGAAAAGTGAAGGAATGAATCCTGCCCGCCGCCAGCAATGGTGCGCGGGCAGGGCGCTTCTGGCCGAAGCGTTGTCAGTTTTCAGTGGTTGTGACAACTTACCCGCCATGCAGATTTCCTCGCAGGGAAAACCGTATTTTGCGGACGCCTCCCTGCCACACTTTTCTCTCAGCCACAGTAAACATCATTTGCAACTGCTGCTGTGTCCGGCGGGCGAAGGTGGCGGCGATGTGGAGCAAATTCGCCCGCGCCCGCGTTATCCTGACGTGGCACGCGCAGCATTCACTGATATCGAATGTCAGTGGCTGGTGGAACAGGCCGACCCGCAAACGGCGTTCTGGCAGTTGTGGTGTTTGCGTGAGGCGTGGCTGAAACAGCAGGGCGGAAGTGTATGGCAAATGGACCGGATCCGTCTCGATCCGGGCAATCACCGTTTTACCGCTGAACCTTCCGCTGACAGCCGTTTATGGTTCGCTGCGGATGGAACTGTGATGCGGGCGCTGGCGTTGCCGGCGGGAGTTTCTGATATCGAGGAATACTTGTTTGATGCCGCATCCGGCGCACTTCTTCGTCAGACGCCGGTCGTCTGGACGCCGTTTAATGCAGCCACATGAAGCCGGGATTACGGGGCGCCGTGAGTTTTTAGTTTTGGCGCTAAAGGTCAGAACATCGCAGTTCTTGAAAAACCGAAATTCTTTCGTTCCGGGATTTTACTTCTCTGTTTGCCCCAGTTTCTCACTCAGAAAATCAATAAAACACCGGATCCGCGTGCTGACGGTCTGATCGCTGTAATACACCGCGTGCAACGGCATGGCGATGCGCATGATGTCCGGCACCAGCAGTTTCACCAGATCACCCCGCACGACATCGTCATCGGTCATAAAATCCGACAGACAGGCAATGCCGTTGCCCTGCAAACACAACCGGCGCAGTGTTTCACCGCTTCCTGAACTGATAAACGGTGTGACTGTCAGTTGCTGACCGTCGGTGCACAACAGCGGCCATTTATTCAGCGCAACCACTTCATTAAAGCCCAGACAACGGTGTTTCAGTAAATCATCGGCGCTTTGCGGAGTTCCCCATTTTTTCAGGTAATCCGGCGAAGCCAGCACGCTGCGATAACTCAGCATCAGTTTGCGCGCCCGCAGGCTGGAATCTTCAAGCTCACCGACGCGGATCGCCACATCCACTTTATGGTCGATCAGATTGATATTGCTTTCGGACGAGAACAGTGCGAGCGACATCTTCGGGAAACGCTGCGTAAATTCCGCCACCAGCGGTGAAATGACATGCAGAATGACCGGTGTTGCCGCATCGATTCGCAACAGCCCCTGCGGATCGTCGCGGTTCTCCAGCAAGTCATCTTCGGCAGCCGCCATTTCATGCAGGATTTTTTGTACCCGCACGAAATAGCGCTCGCCTTCATGCGTCAGGCTGATCTGACGCGTGGTGCGGTTGAGCAGGGTGATCCCCAGTTTTTGTTCCAGACGTTTCAATGTCCGGCTGACCACTGAATTATCCTGCCCCAGTTGTTCTGCAGCACGGCTGAAACTGCCACTTTCCACCACGGTGACAAACGTAATCAACTCTTCAGAACTGGCTCGCATTGTTGTTACTCCAGCATAAATAAATTCATACTTTGGGTATTTAAGTCATTTAAACACAAGCCGATATTTGCTGCCATCAAATCGATATTCATACGGACAATCCCCTTAGGTTCAGTGACTGGCGGGCCGTTTTTATTTTTATGCTAGCCTGTAGATGTGATCAGGTTGTATACCAATGTAAACAGATTTGGCCTGAGCGCCTGCGGGCGTATACTGAACCTTCGCTGTGAGAATCTCTCTCATATAGCAACGATATAACGGGTAAACAGGCGATTAGCGTGCGGAAAAAAACATATGCAATGAGGTATGTCGCAGGTCAGCCCGCAGAGCAAATCTTTCCGGGAGCCCTCGCACATTTGGGGCCAGATTTGCCGCCGGGTGCTGCGCTGCCCAATTCGAATATTTTGCGCGTGATGGTGTGGAATATCTTCAAACAACAGCGGGCTGACTGGTTGTCAGTTCTGCGTGATTACGGCAAAGATGCGCAACTGGTCTTGCTTCAGGAAGCTCAGACGACACCTGAACTGATCCGTTTTGCGACTTCCAATTATCTGGCGGCCGATCAGGTGCCGGCGTTTATGCTGCCTCAGCACCCCTCTGGCGTGATGACACTCTCTGCGGCGCATCCGGTGTATTGTTGCCCGCTGCGTGAGCGTGAGCCGCTTCTGAGGCTGTCTAAATCGGCTTTAGTGACGGTGTATCCGCTTCTTGATGGTCGTTTACTGATGGTGGTGAATATTCATGCGGTGAATTTCAGTATAGGCATCGACGTCTACAGCAAACAACTGGATCCGATTGGTGAGCAGATTGCTAACCACAAAGGCCCGGTGATCATGGCAGGGGATTTTAATGCGTGGAGCAAACAGCGTATCAATGCCCTGTTTGGCTTTGCGGGAAATATCCATCTGGAGGAGGTCCGTTTTCCTTCTGATTACCGTAAGCGGGCGTTCGGCAGACCGCTGGACTTCATCTTCTACCGGGATCTCAGCGTTACCAGCGCGTCGGTGATGGAAACGCGGGCCTCGGACCATAATCCGCTGCGGGTTGAATTCCTGGCGGGTAAGCCTCTGATACAGTAGCGCTTAATTCGCCCACCCCAAAATGCAGATATAAAAAAAGCACCCGGAATATTCAGGGTGCTTTTTTATGGCCGGTACCTTTCAGAATCAGGTATCAGGACTCATTTTGTTGCTCACAAACAACGTTAACTTGTTGCCCGGTTGCAGATTGTCGGCATTCGTATTCCAGCGCATCACATCTTTGATGTTTACGCCGTGACGCCTGGCAATGCTCGACAGTGAGTCACCTTTACGTACCTGATACGTGATACTGCCGCCATTCACACTGGTGCTGCTGACGCTGTTATCCGCCACTTGCAGGGTTTGCCCAACTTTTAACGCGCCTGCTGAGCGCAAATTGTTCCAACGCTGTAAATCACGGGTCTTCACATTCAGTCGGGCTGCAATACCAGACAAGCTGTCGCCGGAGCGCACCTTGTACTCTTTTGCCCCTGACGGAGTGTTGCTGGCCAGTTTGGTTTCCTGTACTGCGGCAATATCGCCATCAGCCAGTGAATCTTTTAACTGGTCGGCATGCGCCTTCGGCAGAACAATGTAATGCGGGCCATTCGGCGCGGTAACATTTTTCTTATAGCCAGTGTTAAACGACT encodes the following:
- a CDS encoding 4'-phosphopantetheinyl transferase superfamily protein, giving the protein MKSEGMNPARRQQWCAGRALLAEALSVFSGCDNLPAMQISSQGKPYFADASLPHFSLSHSKHHLQLLLCPAGEGGGDVEQIRPRPRYPDVARAAFTDIECQWLVEQADPQTAFWQLWCLREAWLKQQGGSVWQMDRIRLDPGNHRFTAEPSADSRLWFAADGTVMRALALPAGVSDIEEYLFDAASGALLRQTPVVWTPFNAAT
- the yafC gene encoding DNA-binding transcriptional regulator YafC, coding for MRASSEELITFVTVVESGSFSRAAEQLGQDNSVVSRTLKRLEQKLGITLLNRTTRQISLTHEGERYFVRVQKILHEMAAAEDDLLENRDDPQGLLRIDAATPVILHVISPLVAEFTQRFPKMSLALFSSESNINLIDHKVDVAIRVGELEDSSLRARKLMLSYRSVLASPDYLKKWGTPQSADDLLKHRCLGFNEVVALNKWPLLCTDGQQLTVTPFISSGSGETLRRLCLQGNGIACLSDFMTDDDVVRGDLVKLLVPDIMRIAMPLHAVYYSDQTVSTRIRCFIDFLSEKLGQTEK
- a CDS encoding endonuclease/exonuclease/phosphatase family protein; the encoded protein is MRKKTYAMRYVAGQPAEQIFPGALAHLGPDLPPGAALPNSNILRVMVWNIFKQQRADWLSVLRDYGKDAQLVLLQEAQTTPELIRFATSNYLAADQVPAFMLPQHPSGVMTLSAAHPVYCCPLREREPLLRLSKSALVTVYPLLDGRLLMVVNIHAVNFSIGIDVYSKQLDPIGEQIANHKGPVIMAGDFNAWSKQRINALFGFAGNIHLEEVRFPSDYRKRAFGRPLDFIFYRDLSVTSASVMETRASDHNPLRVEFLAGKPLIQ